The genome window AAACCGAGGCTTTTTTTACAAAAGAATGAGAAAGAATTTCGGAAGTTTCGGGGATCGTATTCACCATCAGGGAAGGATCTTTTTTTAAAACGGCTCGCACCGTTTTTTCGGAAGGCGTCAGCAAAAGGGAGATCCCTCCGCCTAACTCGTGAAAGGCGAGCAAGGAAGAAAGCGCCGCTCCCGCCATTCCCTGCGAGCCTCCCACGATCACGGCTGATCCGTTTTTGTATTTGTGGGAATCTTCGGTTCTTTCTAAGGTTTTTTTCAGAATGGATTTCGGGATTTTTTTCCAGAGAATTTTTCCCGTGAAAGATGAATTCGTATTTGTCGCGGATTCGGAATGAGCGGGGATTGACGAATCTTTTCGCAGGTTTTGATTCGGGAAACCGATCCGATGAAACGTTCTTTTTATTCTGCTCGGCAAAAAACGGTTTCTCCATTTTTTCATTCCGATTTCGGCTAACGCGTCCGCTTCGAACGGAAGGCTTCCGTCCTCCGTAAAACCCGATACGGCGTCGACGCTTAGAACAAAAATCCGCTTTTGGCCGGAGCGTTTTACTCTTTCGATCCGGGCGACGACCTCGTCCAAAGGATGTTTTAAAGGAGAGCGGAAACCGGTCCCGAGAAGCGCGTCGATCAAAAAGATTCTTTCGTTTCCAAAGCGCGATTCCTCGGTCAAAAAATTCTCCAGAGGAAAAATTTGTCCGCCCTCGTTTAAGAATGCGTTTTTGTAGGTCGCGGATTCTTCCGACAAGTCTCCTTCTTTGAGATAAACCGCGGGAAAGATTCCTTCTTGGATCAAAAAGAAGGCAACGCCAAGTCCGTCCCCTCCGTTGTTTCCGTTTCCGCAGAGGATCAAAACGCGGTCGTGTTCGAGTATTTTCTTTCTGTATTTTTGGTATATGGAAAGGGCTGCAAAGCCCATGAAGTGAGAGCCGGAAATTCCGGACTGGAGAATCGTTTTTCGATCCAGATCTCCGCTTTCCCGATCGTCAAACAGAGATTCTGAATATTCGAAAAACTTTATTTCCATTTATGGATTTCCAGATAACCGGATTTGATCCTGGCGGAATAGATTTCGTCGTTTAGATCCATCCAGGTTTCTCTCCAGAGTCCTCTCGGCGGAAGATAGTTCAGGCGGATGTTGTTGACGTGGTTTCCTTCGTCGTCGTGAACCTGAAGGCGGATCGAACTTTCCTCTTCGGTTTCCGTTTCCCATATAAAGAAATTATTATCTTTTAATATCCAATACAGGGACTCGGAAGGATCTTGGATTTCCTTCAGAGGAGTCGCGGTTTTGGTTTCGAAGTCGTATTTGAAAATTTTGCGGGATTTGAATCTGGAATTCTTTTTATCGAACACGCTGAACGATGCGACGGCGTATTTTCCTTCCGGATGAGGGAGAATGGTTTCCAGTCTCGCTTGCGCCGTTTCCGTATCGGAAATCACTTCCGAAAAATTGGAAGCTCCGATCGATCGAAGAAGGGTTCCGTTGTCATACACGGATAGTTTCATTTCTCCTCCGGATCTGTGAAAGACGAAAAGGAGGTCGTCTTCTCCGGTTTCCATCCGTTCGATATATCCGAACGGAGTGGTTCCCGAAATTCCTTCCACGTAGATCGTGTTCAAAAGTTTTCCAGCATCCGAAAAATGTAATATTGCGGAAGGAATCGCTTCTCTGTATTCCGTGTCGAACGATCCGCTCTTTTTTAGGAAGATATCTTCGTTGGCGGGATCCACTTTGGGTTGTTCTTCCTTTCCCGTTCTGGATTGAAGATAAATCTCTTCGTCGCCGTTCACCGCGACGAGTCCGATCTTTCCGATTTTTGCGGGAATCAGTTTGTATTTGTCTCCGACTTTTTCCTTTGTCGTTCCCAAGATGAATTTGAGTTCTCCATCGGTGGAGAATACTTTCAATAAGGATTGTTCGAAGTCGGGAACATAGATCTTGCTCGAAACTACGGGCAGGGTTTGGGGGAGGTTGGTGGGAACGCCGTTCAAAACTTTGGCCTGAATGTCCGCGAGCGTGCTGCCTAACTTGATTCTTCCGTAAAGATAAGAGTTGTAATTGTCCACTTTGAAACGTGTACAACTTAGAATTGCCGCGCCTAAAAAAACGATTCCAAAGAATAGAATCGACGTCCCGCGTTTTGCGGTGTGATTTTTGGAAATTGATTTGAGATTTCTCATGAAAGCCTGATGGATCTTGGAATGTAACGATACCATTCCAACACATTGATTGGAAAACAAGCAATAATCCTTGGAATTCCCTCCGCTTGGGAATCCCCGGGTTTTTTTACTTTACACTGTAGCCAAATTTGAATAGTTTGATTAGGATATCAGGAAAAATTCATTCATTTTTGAGTTTTCTCTCTAAGGCCGGGGTTTGACAGTAAGCAGGGAAGAAATCAGCAGTATTCTGGATGGCGTCCTGCATTTGCCTGTCAAGCTGTACTCATTAAAGGTCAACCAAAGGCCTAACCACTCGTTGATCGAGATCGTCTTGGACAATCTTGAACATCCGTATGGTTCAGTCAGCCTTCTGGAATGTGAGCATGTTTCCAGAAAACTGAAAGAAGAGTTAGAACGGATCTCACCGGATCTGGATTACACTCTTAAAGTTTCCTCCGCAGGGGCGGAACGGAAACTCGACCTTCCGGGAGACCTGGATCGTTTCCGGGGAATACCGGTTCGTCTGATTTTTCTATCCGAACAATCAGAGAATCCCCAGGAAGGAATTTTTCGGATAGTGGGACGCGAAGGGGATCAGGTGATTCTGGAAAAATTCCAGAAGGGTAAAAAATCTGCGGGAAAAAAGCAGACGACCCTGAACCTCAAGGATATACTGAAAGGGAATCTCTACGTAAGTATTTGATATGGCAGTTAAGAAGACACAATCGGAAGGAAATCTGTTGGAGGCGATCCAACAATTTTGTGCGGACAAGTCCCTCGATCGGGAAGCCGTTATGGGAGTCATTCGTGATTCTCTCATAACCGCATATAAGAAAAAGTCCGGCCTCGAAGGTCTGGAAGAGTCCGAAGATTCGGAAACACCTTCGCCCGTTACCGTAGAGTTTGCGTCCGGTAAAGACAGCGTAGTCATCGCAATCGCAAAAAAAGTAGTGGAGGGCGCGGCTTCCTCCGCTCTCGAAATCAGTTTAGAAGATGCTAAAGCGATCGACGCTTCTGCGGAAGTCGGTTCGGTCGTTTCGTTCCGCGAAAAACCCGTGGAACTCTCGCGGATTATCTCCAGCCAAGCGAAGCAGATGGTCTTTCAAAGACTGAAAGATATGGAGAAGGAACTTCTCTATAACGAGTATAAGGCGAAAGAAGGCGAACTCACTCACGGTTATTTCCAGAGATGGAAAAAAGACGCGATGAGCATCGACCTCGGTAAAGTGGAAGGAATCATGCCTCGCCGTGAACAGAATCCGGGTGAAAAGTATCACAGCGGAGACAGACTCAAAGCAATCATTCAAAGAGTGGAACTTCGTCCGAGAGAACCGATCCCAGTGATTACTCTCTCCAGAGCTTCCGCGGATTTCGTTCGTAAATTGTTCGAAATGGAAATTCCGGAAATCTACGACGGACTCGTGGAAATCGTAAACGTAGCCAGACAACCTTCCATCAGAACGAAGGTTGTAGTTCGTGCGACCCGAGGCGACATCGATCCGGTCGGCGCTTGCGTCGGTATGAAAGGGGTTCGGATCCAATCCATCGTACGGGAGCTCGGTAACGAAAGAATCGATATCGTAGAATCTTCCGACGACGCTGCAGAATTTATCGCGAACGCGATTTCTCCCGCAAAACCGGTCGAAGTGAAGGTGGACGGTTCCGGAAGAGAAGCGATGGTAGTCGTGCCCGACGATCAACTTTCTTTGGCGATCGGAATCAACGGTTCCAACGTAAAACTTGCGTCTCAGTTGGCGGGTTACAAAATCGATATTAAAACCGTGGCTCAATACAACGCGGAACTTGCTTCTCCGGAGGCGAGAGAAAGACTGGAAAGGCTTTTTTATACTCCTGCGGAAGAAGCAAAAGTTCAACCGGAACAAGAAGAAGAGGAAGAAGGATTGACTCCTCTGGAAGATCTACCCGGACTCTCGGCCCGTATTGTCGGGATCTTGAAGAGCGAAGGCATCAAGGATCTGGAAACCCTGATCGAATACAGCCAAGACGATCTGGCAAAACTGCAAGGAATCGGACATACGACCGCCGGACAGATTCTCAAGTTACTCCGAGAATCCGTGGAATGGGTGGAGGATAACTGAGAGAACCCGAACGGGTTTTTTCAGAGCCGGAGCTTCAGTGACTTCGGAAAGCCAGGGTATCATTATGGAAGACAAAAATAAGACGATCAAGGAAACGCTCCAGGGCGCAGCGGACGCGGGAAAACGCAAGAAGCTGATCATTAAAAAGAAAGGCGACGAAACTCCGTCTCCTTCCCCCTCTGCATCTCCTAAGAAAGAAGCGGCCGCCGATTCTGCTCCTGCAAAACCGGTTACCCCGCTGCCTCCAAGAGGCGATTCCGGTCAATCACCGATCGTCCGTCCCGCTCCTTCCTCTCAGAGAGACGTTAAAAGCGAAGAATCTCCGAAAAAGCCGGACCCAGGACAAGGCGGTGCCCGTCCTCCAAGAGACAGGGACCCGCAAGGACAAAGTGGAGATTCTTCCTATCCGACTTCCCGTTCTCCTTTTCAAAAAGAAGATTCTAATATCATCGTATCCAGGCCGACGCAAGGCGGCGGTTATCAAGGGCGTAGCGGCTCCGGTCAAGGCGGCGGTTATCAAGGAAATCGCGGTCCGGGTCAAGGCGGCGGTTACCAAGGAAATCGCGGCCCGGGACAAGGCGGCGGTTACCAAGGAAATCGTGGTCCAGGACAAGGCGGCGGTTACCAAGGAAATCGTGGTCCAGGACAAGGCGGCGGTTACCAAGGAAATCGCGGCCCGGGTCAAGGCGGCGGCTACCAAGGAAATCGTGGTCCGGGACAAGGCGGCGGTTACCAAGGAAATCGCGGCCCGGGACAAGGCGGACCCGGAGGTGGAAATCGTTTCGGCGGCGGTCCAGGTGGCCGTACTGGTGGAGGCCCAGGTGGCCGTCCTATGCCGATTACTTCCGCGGAAGTGGAACTTTCTCAAGCACGAGGCGCGGCCGGTGCGAACAAAAAGAAAGACCACGGAAAGGAAAAAACTTCCACCGATAAGAGGGATTTTTCCGGCGCGGAAAACACGAAATTCTTTAAACAAAGATTCAAAAAGACGAAGGTCGCGGGTGTTTCCGGGATTTCCGTACCGAAAGAAATTACAGTATTAGAAAATGTGCAAGTAGGCGAACTCGCTAAGAAGATGAACCTCAAACCGGGGGACGTCATCGGAAAACTCATGAAAATGGGTATGATGGTGACGATCAACAACATCATCGACGCGGAAACGGCTGCGCTTCTCGCGGATGAATACGGCTGTAAGGTGAAAGTCGTTTCTCTTTACGAAGAGACCATCATCGAAGAAGAAAAAGACAACGAAGAAGATTATATCAATCGTCCTCCGGTCGTTACGATCATGGGACACGTCGACCACGGTAAGACGAAATTGCTCGATACGATTCGCAGAAGTTCCGTGATCGATACCGAATCCGGCGGAATCACTCAGCATATCGGTGCGTATCAGGTAAGAACCGCTCGCGGTCTCATTACCTTCTTGGATACCCCGGGTCACGAAGCGTTTACTTCGATGAGAGCGCGCGGTGCGAAAGTAACCGACATCGTGATTCTCGTAGTCGCGGCGGACGACGGTGTAATGCCTCAAACCCTGGAGGCGATCAGTCACGCGAAAGCGGCGGAAGTTCCGATCATCGTTGCCATCAACAAGATCGATCTTCCGACTGCAAATCCCGACAAGATCATGCAGGAACTTGCCAACCACGGTCTTCAATCCGAAGAGTGGGGCGGGCAGACGATGTATGCGAAGATTTCCGCTCGTGAAAACATCGGAATCGATAAACTTTTGGAAATGATTCTTCTCCAAGCGGAAGTGATGGATCTCAAATCCAATCCGAAACGGAGAGCGAAAGGAACGATCATCGAAGCGAAACTCGATCCGGGTCGCGGTTCGGTTGCAACCGTTCTGATCCAAAACGGAACTCTCCGCGTGGGAGATCCGTTCGTCGCGGGAGTATTCTCCGGTCGCGTAAGGGCGATGTACAACGACCTCGGTCAATTGATCGAAGAAGCGGGACCAGCGTTCCCGGCTCAGGTTACCGGGATCGACGGCGTTCCCGATGCGGGCGCACCGTTCGACGCGATGGCGGATGAAAAAGAAGCCAGAAATATTTCTCAACACAGAATCGAGTTCGAAAGAATCGGAAACGCGGGAGCCGCTGCCGGAACTTCTTCCAAAGTAACCCTTGAGAACATGAACGAGTTCATCAAACAAGGCGCTCTGAAAGAACTCAAGGTCATCATCAAGGCGGACGTTCGCGGTTCTGCGGAAGCGATCAAGGAATCCTTGGAAAAACTTTCCACACCGGAAGTGAAGCTGAACGTAATCCAATCCGGCGCAGGCGCCATCGTGGATATGGACGTGATGCTCGCTTCCGCTTCGAACGCGCTTATCATCGGGTTTCACGTTCGTGCGAATCCGAAGACGATCGCTTTGGCGGAAAAAGAACAGGTTCAGATCAAGTATTACAATATCATCTATCAAGTCGTGGACGAGATCAAACTCGCGATGGAAGGACTTCTCGAACCGGAAAAGATCGAAGAAGTTATCGGAGCCGCGGAGATCCGGGAAATCTTCAAGGTTTCCAAGGTCGGAAACATCGCCGGTTGTATGGTTACTTCGGGAAGAATCCAGAAGTCCGCGAATGTGCGCGTAATCAGCGACGGAGTTACGAAGTTCGACGGGAAACTGAAATCCCTCAAACGGGTCAAAGACGATGTGAACGACGTCGTATCCGGTTTCGAGTGCGGTATCCAAGTGGACGGATTCAACGACTTTAAAGTCGGAGATATCATCGAAGCTTACAACGTTACCGTGATAAAACGGAAACTTGAATAGGAAACCCGGACCGTGAATCCGATCCGAAGAAGAAAAATCGAAGCGGAAGCAGTTCGAACCGTTGCGATGATGATCCTATCGGGAAAGGTAAAAGATCCGAGAGTTCATATGGTTTCCGTTCACCGCGCGGAGATTTCCGACGACGGAAAGAACATGCGCGTTTATGTGACCGCGATCTGCACGGATAAAAAGAAATTAAAAGTGTTGTCCGGACTGAACAGCGCAGCCGGTCTGTTTCAGACGACGCTGTCCGGAAAGTTAGGACTTAGAATCACACCAAGAATGCAATTCCTCTGGGATGAGGAATATATTCAGAGTTTGGATGAATCACTCAGACTTACCAGAAAACCCACAAATCCGGACTGAATCCGGATTTTTACTGATCCACAAACCGGAAGGAATGACCTCTTCGGATCTTGTGGTCACCGCCCGTAAAAAACTCAGATTCAAAAAGATCGGTCATACCGGAACCTTGGATCGGGCCGCGAGCGGACTTATGATTCTCCCCGTCGGAAGCTGCACGAGTTTTTCCAGCGTATTCTTGGAAAAAGAAAAATCCTACGAGGCTTGGGTCAGACCGGGAGAATCCACCGACTCGGGCGACAAAGAAGGAGAAATCTTGGAATCCCTTCCGAGGGAACAAACGGAAACTTGGTTTCACGAACACCAGGATAAACTCAAACAATTGTTTCTCGAAGTTCCGACCTGGGAAAGTCAGGAAGCTCCCGATGTCTCCGCGCTCAAGGTCAATGGGAGAAGAAGATCGGATCTGTTTCGCGAAGGAGTCGCGCTTGTTCCTGCGGTTCGAAAAATCAAGATCTATCAATACGAACTCTGGACATTCTCCCCTGAATCGATCGTTTTTAAGATCCGGGTTTCGGCCGGAACCTATATCCGCAAGATCGTAATGGATATTTCCGAACGTGCGGGGTTTCCGATGCGGCTCGAACGACTGGTCCGTACGAGCATAGGCAAATTAAACCTGAGCCAAGCGGATTCTTATGAAAATCTGTTGGAAGGGAAGGTTACGATTCATCCGCCGGAAGCGATCTTAGAATTCCCGACCGTGGAAATTCCGGGAACCGAGGTTCGTGCGGTTCTGAACGGCAGAAAGACAAAACTCGAATGGATTCCCGGAACAGAATTTCTTCTCGTTTCACCCGAAGGAGAGATTCTCGCGTGGTGCAAAAAAGAAGAACATGGAATTCACGAGTTAGATTATAAATATTTAAGAGTCTTTCCTAAAAATTAGCTTTAAAGCGGTGTATATCACCTGAAAAATGGTAAAAAGGTATATTCACGATATGATAGCTACTGAACAGAAAAAACAAATTATCAGTAATTTTGCCCGCAAAGCGGGAGACACCGGTTCAACCGAAGTGCAAGTCGCTCTGATTGATGCGAGAATCAAAGAACTCAACGAACATTTCAAGTCACACAAAAAGGATTTTCATTCTAAAACCGGTCTTTTAAGACTCGTAAGCAAAAGAAAGAAACTTCTGGATTATCTCAAAAGAACCGAATTAGACCGTTACAAAAAACTGATCGAAACTCTCGGACTCCGTAAGTAAGCGAGTCAAACATGGCACATACAATCTCCGGCCAATACGGCCGCGATACTATCGTTTTAGAAACAGGGAACTGGGCAAAACAGGCTCATGGAGCCGTAGTCTATCGTTCCGGGAATCTGGTTTTACTTGCTACCGTTTGCGCCGCCGACGAAGCAAAAGAGGGACAGGACTTCTTTCCTCTTACTTGCGAATATACCGAGAAACTCTATTCCGTCGGCCGCTTTCCGGGCGGCTACTTCAAAAGAGAAGCGAAACCCCCCGAGCATGAAATTCTAATTTCCAGAATCATAGACAGACCGATTCGTCCTTTGTTTCCGGAAGGATATTTTTGCGAAGTTCAGTTGCAAGTGCAGGTTCTTTCCGCGGACGGAGACGTTTCCGTTGCGGGACACGCATTGAATGCGGCGAGTGCAGCATTAGCGGTTTCTGATATTCCATTCAACGGTCCGATCGCGGGCGCAAGAATCGGAAGAATCAACGGAGAATTGATCCTCAATCCGACTACGAAAGAACTCGTAAATTCCGATTTGGATCTCGTCGTTGCCGGAACTAAAACTCACATCGTAATGATCGAGGGAGAAGCGAAGGAGCTTTCCAACGAGGAAATGCTCGCGGCGCTTCGTTTCGCACAGAAACACATCGCGGAATTCGTAGCTCTTCAGGAAGAATTCGCGAAAAAAATCGGCGTCGTTAAAAGAGAAGTCAAACTCAAAGTGCGCGACGCGGAACTTCTTGCGAAGGTGAAGGAATACGCGTTTGATAAGCTGACCGCAGCCAATCAAACTCCGGACAAAACCGCGAGAAATAAAGAAATTTCTAATGTAAATAAGGAAGTCGTAGACTTCTTCAAACAAACCGTGGAAGAGTCCGACAAGATCAAGGACATCAAAGCTTACCTTCACGAATTGGAATATGAAATCGTTCGCGAACAGGTTTTGTCGAAAGGAACTCGTTTCGACGGAAGAAAGTTGGACGAAATTCGTCAGATTTCCGTAGAAGTAAATCCTCTTCCCGGTCCTCACGGTTCTTCCGTTTTTACCAGAGGTCAAACCCAGTCTTTGGGAGTGGTCACTCTCGGAACGGGCGCCGACAACCAAAGATACGAAACACTCGAAGGACAAAAAGAAAAGTCCTTTATGCTTCACTATAACTTCCCCGCGTTTTCCGTGGGTGAGGTTCGCAGATCTTCCGGTCCGGGAAGAAGAGAAATCGGACACGGAAATCTCGCAGAACGCGCGTTAAAGCTTGTTCTTCCGAAGCCGGACGAATTTCCGTATGTGATTCGCGTCGTATCCGAAATCTTAGAATCCAACGGTTCCAGTTCGATGGCCTCCGTTTGTTCCGGTTCTCTCGCGCTGATGGCTGCGGGCGTTCCGATCAAAGGAAGCGTTTCCGGAATCGCGATGGGACTTTTCTCCGATTCTTCCGGTAAGTATGCGGTTCTTTCCGATATCGCCGGTTTGGAAGATCATTTCGGAGACATGGACTGCAAAATCGCGGGAACCAGAAAAGGAATCACGGCGTTCCAAATGGACTTGAAGGTGACAGGCGTCAGCTTCGACGTTTTGGAAAGCGTATTCGCTCAGGCGCAAAAAGGAAGATTCTATATTCTTGATATTATGGAGAAACATATCTCCACCGCATCGCCTACGTTAGCCGGAACTGCTCCTAGAATCATCGTTCGAAACATTCCTAAGGATAGAATCGGCGAATTGATCGGACCGGGCGGTAAAAACGTCCGCGGTATCAGCGAATTGACCGGAGCTGAACTTTACATCGAGGACGACGGGCGCGTAACCATTTCCGGTTCGAACCAAGAGTCCGCGGAAAAAGCCGCGAAGATGGTCGACGGTTTTTTTACCGAAGTGGAAGTAGGGAAGATCTACGAAGGAAAAGTGAAACGAATCGCCGACTTCGGCGCGTTCGTCGAAATTCTTCCCGGAAAAGAAGGTCTTTGCCATATCTCCAAGATCGATTTCAAACGAGTGAATTCGGTAAAAGACATCGTCAAAGAGGGCGATATTATTCGAGTGAAGGTTCTGAACGTCGATAAGACCGGAAAGATCGATCTCTCCAGAAAAGACGCTCTCGAAGAAGAACAAGAAGCATAAGATTCTTCTAATATTCCCTTGGTGCAAGAACCTTCACAGTTAGTTCACAGAAAAGTTCTGCCCGGGGGAATCACCGTCCTCTTTCAACAAGCCCCTCACACAGTCAGCGTTTCCGCGGGCGTTTTTGTCCGGGTCGGTTCCAGACACGAATCCGCGAAGAATGCGGGTTATTGCCATTTCTTGGAGCATATGCTCTTCAAGGACACGGAAAAGAGGACCGCGAAACAGCAAGCCGAGGACATCGAAAGGGTTGGCGGTTTTACGAACGCGGCTACTTCCCGGGAATACACGTATTTTCATGTAACGGTTGCCGGTAAACATATCGGCATCGGCTTAGAACTGTTAGCCGAGATGATCTACGAACCTCTCCTCAAACAATCCGACATCGAAAACGAAGCGGGTGTCATTCTGGAAGAATTGCAGGGTTATGAGGATTCTCCCGAAGATTATATTCACGATTTTTATTATCAGAATTTTTTTCCGAAGAACTCACTCGGTCGCGACATCATCGGAACAAGAGAATCCGTAGGCGGAGTCAATCATAAGAAACTATTAGATTTTTATGATACGTATTATCATACGGAAAACATGTTTCTTTCGATTTCGGGAAATTTCGAACCGGACGAGATCTTTTCGATCGTAGCAAAATATTTTAACAGACCCAGAAAGAAAAAGAAGGAAGGGAATTCGCTCTCTCTTCCAAAAAAACAATGGG of Leptospira sanjuanensis contains these proteins:
- a CDS encoding M16 family metallopeptidase translates to MQEPSQLVHRKVLPGGITVLFQQAPHTVSVSAGVFVRVGSRHESAKNAGYCHFLEHMLFKDTEKRTAKQQAEDIERVGGFTNAATSREYTYFHVTVAGKHIGIGLELLAEMIYEPLLKQSDIENEAGVILEELQGYEDSPEDYIHDFYYQNFFPKNSLGRDIIGTRESVGGVNHKKLLDFYDTYYHTENMFLSISGNFEPDEIFSIVAKYFNRPRKKKKEGNSLSLPKKQWGYFPKKKKLEQVYFILGGDGFAREFHNASKASLFTHILGGGTSSRLFQKVREEKGLCYQITAYPSSYADIGINSIVCSTSKDKFITCMETISDEIKSILDRGITEQELRDAQSNHEGTLSISYEQTESRMNTIALMELYYGRNYSYEERVKEIYSITLEDLNSFAKSVFGIPKLHLSALGNLGSKEEKAVQRLFSF